One window from the genome of Anaerococcus sp. Marseille-Q7828 encodes:
- the sdaAA gene encoding L-serine ammonia-lyase, iron-sulfur-dependent, subunit alpha: MLTKFEILKERCQEENLTLWELSIKDEIENTKKTEEEIFDRLQRTLDIMKESSHAALDVAVTSVTGMTGGNAKTMNDYFLGGESILGETAAKAMAMALSTSEVNAAMGRIVAAPTAGASGILPATLMTMYHKYGYDDRKLMEAMLVATQIGQVIFDNATFAGAEGGCQAETGSAAAMAAAAAVYLRGYDIETQGKAATCALLNIMGLVCDPIGGMVEFPCNLRNANGVMNALASADMAMAGVTMYVTFDEAVEAMKRVGDSLPHGLRETGEGGIAVCPSALKLRAKYIDGTM; this comes from the coding sequence ATGCTTACAAAATTTGAAATATTAAAAGAAAGATGCCAAGAAGAAAACTTAACTTTGTGGGAACTATCCATAAAGGATGAAATAGAAAATACCAAAAAAACTGAAGAAGAAATATTTGACAGACTACAAAGAACACTTGATATAATGAAAGAATCTTCCCATGCAGCCCTTGATGTAGCTGTAACATCAGTAACAGGTATGACAGGTGGCAATGCAAAGACAATGAATGATTACTTTTTGGGAGGAGAATCAATACTTGGAGAAACTGCAGCAAAGGCTATGGCTATGGCCCTATCAACAAGCGAAGTAAACGCAGCTATGGGTAGGATAGTAGCAGCACCAACAGCAGGTGCATCTGGAATCCTTCCAGCAACCCTTATGACCATGTATCACAAATACGGTTATGACGATAGAAAGCTAATGGAAGCTATGCTAGTAGCAACCCAAATTGGCCAAGTAATATTTGACAATGCAACCTTTGCAGGAGCTGAAGGTGGATGCCAAGCAGAAACAGGATCTGCAGCAGCAATGGCAGCAGCTGCAGCAGTGTATCTTCGTGGATATGATATAGAAACTCAAGGAAAAGCTGCAACCTGTGCCCTACTAAATATCATGGGCCTAGTATGTGACCCAATCGGTGGTATGGTAGAATTCCCATGTAACCTTAGAAATGCAAACGGAGTAATGAACGCCCTAGCAAGTGCCGACATGGCTATGGCTGGCGTTACTATGTATGTAACATTTGACGAAGCAGTAGAAGCTATGAAGAGAGTAGGAGATAGCCTACCACACGGACTTAGAGAAACAGGAGAAGGTGGTATAGCAGTATGCCCATCTGCCCTAAAACTAAGAGCAAAATATATTGATGGTACTATGTAA
- the sdaAB gene encoding L-serine ammonia-lyase, iron-sulfur-dependent subunit beta, whose amino-acid sequence MTVNASIFDIIGPVMVGPSSSHTAGACKIANVARKIVEPGFNEVDFYLHGSFAATYKGHGTNRALVGGVLGYGPEDDRIINAFEYAKEQGIAYNFIETDLGDVHPNTVRIIFKYPDERGPIDIEGSSIGGGAIVITKIYGNKIEYYANKPTLFMSYGEQKGIIAFVSNILFDHGYNIHLMKTIKEGDNVMLVCELDEPLREDVLELIRKGKDFTFIKYLQ is encoded by the coding sequence ATGACAGTTAATGCGTCAATTTTCGATATCATAGGCCCAGTTATGGTTGGGCCAAGCTCTTCGCATACTGCAGGAGCTTGTAAAATAGCAAATGTAGCTAGAAAAATCGTTGAACCAGGTTTCAATGAAGTTGATTTCTATTTGCACGGTTCTTTCGCAGCAACCTACAAGGGACATGGAACAAATAGAGCCTTGGTTGGTGGAGTTTTAGGCTATGGACCAGAAGATGATAGAATCATCAACGCTTTTGAATATGCAAAGGAACAAGGCATAGCTTATAACTTCATAGAAACAGACCTTGGGGATGTACACCCAAATACAGTAAGAATCATCTTCAAATACCCTGACGAAAGGGGACCAATCGATATAGAAGGATCCTCAATCGGTGGTGGAGCAATAGTTATCACAAAGATTTATGGCAACAAGATCGAATACTATGCAAACAAACCAACCCTATTTATGTCATATGGAGAACAAAAGGGCATAATTGCCTTTGTTTCAAACATTCTCTTTGACCATGGTTACAATATTCACCTAATGAAAACCATAAAAGAAGGGGACAATGTGATGCTTGTTTGCGAACTAGATGAGCCACTTAGAGAAGATGTATTGGAATTAATTAGAAAAGGTAAAGACTTTACCTTCATTAAATATTTACAATAG
- a CDS encoding dicarboxylate/amino acid:cation symporter codes for MGRLKNIGLVPKLIVAIILGILIGSYMPAGFTRLFVTFSKIFGSFLSFIIPLMILAFVTKGIADLGEGAGKLLGITVLIAYCSTLVAGSLSYIMASNIFPKFITSAQVDAITASEGSGLEAYFTVPITPFFDVTSALIFAFMMGIAISWLRKNKKGEVLYNAVAEFNLIIVRVLEVAIVPVLPFFILGNFADMAYSGSVFAVLSIFWRIFLCIVILHLLYVTVMFVISGSYAGKNPFAMLKNEVKGYMTAVGTQSSAATIPVNLQCAANNGVSREIADFVVPLGATVHMPGSMITITGCVFTILYMYNLPHSFGLMLSLIATLGVAMVAAPGAPGGAVMSALPFLPIVGISPESAMASLLISLYLTQDSFGTAANISGDVALAVAVDKFYNRVILGNKDWTPAPVVENPR; via the coding sequence ATGGGACGTTTAAAAAACATTGGACTTGTTCCAAAACTAATCGTTGCAATCATCCTTGGTATCCTAATTGGCTCATATATGCCAGCTGGATTTACTAGATTGTTTGTAACATTTTCTAAGATCTTCGGATCATTCTTATCATTCATTATTCCATTAATGATTTTAGCTTTCGTTACCAAGGGTATCGCAGATCTTGGTGAAGGTGCAGGTAAATTATTGGGTATAACAGTATTAATAGCATATTGTTCTACATTAGTAGCTGGAAGCTTATCATACATCATGGCTAGCAATATATTTCCAAAATTCATTACTTCAGCTCAAGTAGATGCTATTACAGCTTCAGAGGGAAGTGGACTTGAAGCATATTTCACAGTTCCAATAACACCATTCTTTGATGTAACTAGTGCCCTAATATTTGCATTTATGATGGGTATTGCTATTTCTTGGTTACGTAAGAATAAAAAGGGTGAAGTACTTTATAATGCAGTTGCTGAATTCAACTTAATCATTGTAAGAGTTCTTGAAGTTGCAATTGTACCAGTTCTTCCATTCTTCATTCTAGGTAACTTCGCAGATATGGCATATTCTGGATCAGTTTTTGCAGTACTAAGCATATTCTGGAGAATATTCCTATGCATAGTAATCCTACACCTACTTTATGTAACAGTAATGTTTGTAATTTCAGGATCTTATGCAGGCAAAAACCCATTTGCTATGCTTAAAAACGAAGTAAAAGGATATATGACAGCCGTTGGTACACAATCATCTGCTGCAACAATTCCAGTAAACTTACAATGTGCAGCAAACAACGGTGTTAGCCGTGAAATCGCAGACTTCGTTGTACCTCTAGGAGCTACAGTTCACATGCCAGGCTCTATGATTACAATCACAGGTTGTGTATTTACAATTCTTTACATGTACAACCTTCCACACTCATTTGGATTGATGCTTTCATTAATCGCAACTTTGGGTGTAGCTATGGTAGCAGCACCAGGAGCACCAGGTGGAGCTGTAATGAGTGCATTACCATTCTTACCAATAGTAGGTATTTCACCAGAATCAGCAATGGCAAGTTTGTTGATTTCTCTATACCTAACACAAGACTCATTTGGTACAGCAGCTAACATTTCAGGCGACGTTGCATTAGCAGTAGCAGTAGATAAATTTTATAATAGAGTAATCTTAGGCAATAAAGATTGGACACCAGCACCAGTTGTTGAAAATCCAAGATAG
- a CDS encoding superoxide dismutase — translation MMLELKKLPYEYDALEPVISKETMTFHHDKHHQAYVDTANKLLEGTGYEEKSCPKCLLKDIENITDDADKKQKLINNLGGVLNHNLFWDTMTPGGSSEPVGDLKAAIEEKFGSFDAFKKEFEEAGKGQFGSGWAWLVVSEGGLEVISTKNQDNPILCGKTPLLGNDVWEHAYYLDYQNARPKYLEEWWKVVNWDVVEERYQKNCKCK, via the coding sequence ATAATGTTAGAACTTAAGAAATTACCTTACGAATATGATGCGCTAGAGCCAGTTATATCAAAAGAAACTATGACCTTCCACCACGACAAGCACCATCAAGCTTATGTTGATACAGCAAACAAACTTTTGGAAGGCACAGGCTATGAAGAAAAATCTTGTCCAAAATGCCTATTAAAAGATATAGAAAATATAACAGATGATGCTGATAAAAAACAAAAACTTATTAATAATCTTGGTGGAGTATTAAACCACAACCTATTTTGGGATACAATGACCCCAGGTGGATCAAGTGAACCTGTTGGAGATTTGAAAGCAGCTATTGAAGAAAAATTTGGATCATTTGATGCATTCAAAAAAGAATTTGAAGAAGCAGGCAAGGGACAATTTGGTTCAGGTTGGGCATGGCTTGTTGTAAGTGAAGGTGGACTTGAAGTTATCTCTACAAAAAACCAAGATAACCCAATCCTTTGCGGCAAAACTCCACTTCTAGGCAATGATGTTTGGGAACACGCATACTATCTAGATTACCAAAATGCAAGACCTAAATACCTAGAAGAATGGTGGAAAGTTGTAAACTGGGATGTAGTAGAAGAAAGATACCAAAAAAATTGTAAATGTAAATAA
- a CDS encoding MaoC/PaaZ C-terminal domain-containing protein — translation MYFEDYKVGMVFDKEIESISFTEEEIIEYGKKYDPRPIHIDRDAAEKSRFGQIIAPGSFANMAFWGQWVKTGIDMDGLVAGAWLDGGQWIKPVYADTLYDIKVEITEKKVRRDGVDGFVTYKMTAYDPENEPVVVYEATGLVNNK, via the coding sequence ATGTATTTTGAAGATTATAAAGTAGGTATGGTTTTTGATAAAGAAATCGAATCTATATCATTTACAGAAGAAGAAATCATAGAATATGGCAAGAAATACGATCCTAGGCCTATTCATATAGACAGAGATGCTGCGGAAAAATCCAGATTTGGTCAAATCATTGCTCCAGGATCTTTTGCAAATATGGCTTTTTGGGGTCAATGGGTAAAAACAGGCATAGATATGGATGGACTTGTTGCTGGCGCATGGCTAGACGGTGGCCAGTGGATAAAGCCGGTGTATGCAGATACTCTTTATGATATAAAGGTAGAAATCACTGAAAAGAAAGTCAGACGTGATGGTGTTGATGGATTTGTGACCTACAAAATGACGGCCTATGACCCAGAAAACGAACCTGTTGTAGTTTATGAAGCAACTGGCTTAGTAAATAATAAATAA
- a CDS encoding C39 family peptidase, translating to MASKKILTLCAVISLSTFLNTNVANAADTSPKDNNYINENIEITDNDAEKSANEEITNKVSDPRLEEGLDSKDQISTFSKDSSENAPLVYYNDINLDELLPLFKEDYQSPDPKPDKEQENNEIAEEKEESQSTYKLKNGTIYQVSDGKEEKAKNTWANIGGHVYFAGKDGIAYQGLQKISGKQYFFDKEYKLTVDQPFIADGGKYYAGQDATVKLTENAKKGWAGLGEKSYYFDEKGQLLRGLQDLGTNRFYFDKIDGLMLRNQIINEGFDKIHTADNGVAHYVGWDYYNGKLGYFNSDGTYSKGLKKIGGMTYGFDNDGKIYNRQYKKIDKQWWYFNKYGEASRSNGNFPTGWVGDRYYFSDGKPAEGLQVINGKTYIFHELTLEKQRNVEKVFNHKRYRTDGNGVARYIGEVNRYPAQAGTRGEFRPGFSQYLNRKTPYFTQNDPRWRYKSYASGNFGGYACGPTVMAMVLNRKLNRNDIYPTTTAIDARPYTAWNGTDWQYLIEGPENYGLKSYPVPVNEKAFIQALKKNPIIVRVGNGYFINAGHYMVIDSYKDGKFYINDPFYSKKNTMETHDFWRLKQEVTVAWEIK from the coding sequence ATGGCTAGTAAAAAAATTCTTACTTTATGTGCAGTGATATCCTTATCTACATTTTTGAATACAAATGTAGCAAATGCAGCTGACACATCTCCTAAAGATAATAATTATATAAATGAAAATATAGAAATCACAGATAATGATGCAGAAAAATCGGCAAATGAAGAGATTACTAATAAAGTTTCTGATCCTAGATTGGAAGAAGGCCTAGATAGCAAAGACCAAATAAGTACATTCTCGAAAGATTCATCTGAAAATGCTCCGCTTGTATATTATAATGACATAAATCTAGATGAGCTTCTGCCTTTATTTAAAGAGGATTACCAAAGCCCAGATCCAAAACCGGATAAAGAACAAGAAAATAATGAGATAGCCGAAGAAAAAGAAGAAAGTCAAAGTACTTACAAGCTGAAAAATGGCACCATATATCAGGTATCAGATGGTAAGGAAGAAAAGGCAAAGAATACCTGGGCCAATATAGGAGGCCACGTATACTTTGCTGGCAAAGACGGAATAGCCTACCAAGGCCTACAAAAAATTTCAGGTAAGCAATACTTTTTTGACAAAGAATACAAATTAACTGTCGATCAACCATTTATAGCTGATGGTGGCAAATACTATGCTGGGCAAGATGCTACAGTTAAACTTACCGAAAATGCCAAAAAAGGCTGGGCTGGCTTAGGAGAAAAGTCATATTATTTTGATGAAAAAGGACAATTACTAAGGGGTCTACAAGATTTGGGCACCAACAGGTTTTACTTTGACAAAATCGATGGCCTTATGCTTAGAAACCAAATAATCAATGAAGGTTTTGACAAAATCCATACTGCAGACAATGGAGTGGCTCATTATGTAGGTTGGGATTACTACAATGGCAAGCTAGGATATTTTAATTCCGATGGAACATATTCCAAGGGTCTTAAAAAGATTGGCGGCATGACCTATGGCTTTGATAATGATGGGAAAATTTATAACCGTCAATACAAGAAAATCGACAAGCAATGGTGGTATTTCAACAAATATGGCGAAGCTTCCAGATCAAATGGCAATTTCCCAACTGGCTGGGTTGGAGATAGATATTATTTCTCAGATGGCAAACCAGCTGAAGGTCTTCAAGTTATAAATGGAAAGACATATATTTTCCATGAATTGACTCTAGAAAAACAAAGAAATGTAGAAAAGGTCTTCAACCACAAGAGATATAGAACTGATGGAAATGGCGTGGCAAGATATATTGGTGAAGTCAACCGATATCCAGCTCAAGCTGGAACTAGAGGAGAATTTAGACCAGGCTTTAGTCAATATTTAAATCGCAAAACCCCATACTTTACCCAAAACGATCCTAGGTGGAGATATAAATCCTATGCCTCAGGTAATTTTGGAGGATACGCTTGTGGTCCAACAGTTATGGCCATGGTTTTAAATAGGAAGTTGAATAGAAACGACATCTATCCAACAACTACAGCAATAGATGCCAGACCTTACACAGCATGGAATGGAACAGATTGGCAATATCTAATCGAAGGTCCGGAAAATTATGGACTAAAATCTTATCCAGTTCCAGTAAATGAAAAAGCCTTCATCCAAGCCCTAAAGAAGAACCCAATCATAGTAAGAGTTGGCAATGGTTACTTTATAAATGCTGGGCACTATATGGTTATTGACTCCTACAAAGATGGCAAGTTCTACATTAACGATCCATTTTATTCAAAGAAAAATACTATGGAAACCCACGACTTTTGGAGATTAAAACAAGAAGTTACTGTGGCCTGGGAGATAAAATAA
- a CDS encoding TlpA disulfide reductase family protein, whose protein sequence is MMKIKKFNAILLAGLMLTACGKQEVEKPATKEETAPAEAMESMPEGANVVKENLPIDEPETNGEKITKLPNFTSKDQDGKDFTNEDIAKNDATVINLWFTGCSACIDEMDELNDLADELNKEDGVEFLSMCTDVNYDESTKEAFDRIIADKKPTYKTLAVDYEGDMKDYLENIFAYPTTIVVDKNGNIIGDPIEGALIPEEQVAKLKENIKKAVESSKSS, encoded by the coding sequence ATGATGAAAATTAAAAAATTCAATGCTATTTTATTAGCAGGTCTAATGCTTACAGCTTGTGGTAAGCAAGAAGTTGAAAAGCCAGCAACTAAAGAAGAAACTGCGCCAGCTGAGGCTATGGAATCTATGCCTGAAGGTGCAAATGTAGTAAAGGAAAATCTTCCTATAGACGAGCCAGAAACAAATGGCGAAAAAATCACAAAATTACCAAACTTCACATCAAAAGACCAAGATGGCAAGGATTTTACCAACGAAGATATTGCAAAAAATGATGCTACAGTAATAAACTTGTGGTTTACAGGATGCTCAGCATGTATAGACGAAATGGACGAGCTAAACGACCTTGCAGATGAGCTAAACAAGGAAGATGGGGTAGAATTCCTATCAATGTGTACAGATGTAAATTATGACGAATCTACCAAAGAAGCTTTTGATAGAATCATAGCTGACAAAAAGCCAACCTACAAGACACTTGCAGTTGACTATGAGGGCGACATGAAAGACTACCTAGAAAACATATTTGCCTATCCAACAACTATAGTTGTAGACAAAAATGGTAATATTATAGGAGATCCAATAGAAGGCGCACTTATTCCAGAAGAACAAGTAGCCAAACTAAAAGAAAATATTAAAAAGGCTGTTGAATCTTCAAAAAGTAGCTAA
- a CDS encoding 4Fe-4S binding protein yields MDKKNPRHIIQALATLVYNIHIPNFFKGRIYTGPTKKICLPGLNCYSCPGAAGACPIGSLQAVMGSKKYRFSYYVFGIMAFFGVMFGRLICGFLCPFGFFQDLIHKIPSPKLSTKKLWPLRYIKYGILFSLIIALGLVLRDVYEVIPPYFCKYICPQGILEGAFPLALKNPSLRLGMGALFNWKLGILIVTIILSTIFYRPFCKWICPLGAFYAFFNKYSFYQMEVSKSKCIDCGKCARVCKMDVDIRKNSCHSECIRCNDCVKACPTKAISTSMIKRRENDEN; encoded by the coding sequence TTGGATAAGAAAAATCCCAGACATATTATACAAGCTCTAGCGACACTAGTTTATAACATACATATACCAAACTTTTTTAAAGGAAGAATCTATACTGGGCCAACGAAGAAAATCTGCCTCCCTGGATTAAATTGTTATTCATGCCCAGGCGCTGCTGGAGCCTGTCCTATTGGTTCCCTCCAGGCTGTTATGGGCAGCAAGAAATATAGATTTTCCTACTATGTTTTTGGCATAATGGCGTTTTTTGGAGTAATGTTTGGCAGACTCATATGTGGTTTTCTTTGCCCTTTTGGTTTCTTCCAAGATTTGATCCACAAAATCCCAAGTCCAAAATTGTCCACTAAGAAGCTATGGCCCCTCCGCTATATCAAATATGGGATTCTCTTTTCCCTAATCATAGCCCTAGGCCTAGTCTTAAGAGATGTGTATGAAGTAATTCCTCCATATTTTTGCAAATACATCTGTCCACAAGGGATTCTAGAAGGTGCATTTCCCCTAGCACTTAAAAATCCTTCATTAAGACTTGGCATGGGAGCCTTATTTAATTGGAAACTAGGAATTTTGATAGTGACCATAATCCTATCGACTATATTTTATAGACCTTTTTGTAAGTGGATTTGTCCACTGGGTGCATTTTATGCTTTCTTTAATAAGTATAGTTTTTACCAAATGGAAGTTAGCAAATCAAAATGCATAGACTGTGGCAAATGTGCTAGAGTTTGCAAGATGGACGTTGACATTAGGAAAAATTCCTGCCATAGCGAATGTATCAGATGCAATGACTGTGTCAAAGCTTGCCCTACTAAGGCCATATCAACCTCAATGATAAAAAGGAGAGAAAATGATGAAAATTAA
- a CDS encoding CD1871A family CXXC motif-containing protein has translation MKKIDKKIIRNLIFVTSLVFMVYGASRGEVDTVFHKAVKLCLECIGIG, from the coding sequence ATGAAAAAAATTGACAAAAAAATAATAAGAAATTTAATATTTGTCACTTCTCTAGTCTTTATGGTATATGGGGCAAGTCGTGGCGAAGTAGATACTGTTTTTCACAAGGCAGTAAAACTATGTTTGGAGTGTATAGGAATTGGATAA